From Penaeus vannamei isolate JL-2024 chromosome 12, ASM4276789v1, whole genome shotgun sequence, the proteins below share one genomic window:
- the LOC113803952 gene encoding pigment-dispersing hormone type 2-like → MCRFAMLLFVVLAVTAVVVTEAQRESSASKCQAATELAIEILQAAKGAHTGVVVGPHKRNSELINSLLGLPKFMIDAGRRR, encoded by the exons ATGTGTCGTTTTGCAATGCTGTTGTTTGTGGTGTTGGCGGTGACGGCCGTCGTGGTGACAGAAGCACAGAGGGAATCTTCAGCTTCAAAGTGTCAG GCTGCAACAGAACTAGCAATAGAGATTCTGCAGGCAGCGAAAGGCGCTCACACCGGGGTGGTCGTGGGACCCCACAAGAGGAACTCGGAGCTCATCAACTCTCTTCTGGGTCTTCCCAAGTTCATGATTGACGCCGGCAGGAGGAGATGA